Proteins co-encoded in one Prunus persica cultivar Lovell chromosome G6, Prunus_persica_NCBIv2, whole genome shotgun sequence genomic window:
- the LOC18773360 gene encoding short-chain dehydrogenase reductase 2a encodes MPAQVMPEKALHGIHGLGRDNNTTAPPPKRLDGKVAIVTGGARGIGEATVRLFARHGAKVIIADVEDAVGLTLANSLSPSVTFVHCDVSLEEDIENLVESTISRYGQLDIMFNNAGILGNQSKHKSIMDFDTDEFDQVMRVNVRGAALGMKHAARVMVPRGNGGCIISTSSVAGVAGGLGPHAYTASKHAIVGLTKNAACELGRYGIRVNCISPFGVATSMLVNAWRTSGDDEEEEECMDLGMPCEQEVEKMEDFVRGLANLKGQTLRAKDIAEAALYLASDESKYVSGHNLVVDGGITTSRNCVGL; translated from the exons ATGCCTGCCCAAGTTATGCCTGAAAAAGCCCTCCATGGAATTCATGGGTTGGGAAGGGACAACAATACTACTGCTCCTCCTCCTAAAAG gttgGATGGAAAAGTTGCTATAGTGACAGGCGGTGCTAGAGGCATTGGAGAAGCAACAGTGAGGCTTTTTGCAAGGCATGGTGCCAAAGTAATCATTGCCGACGTGGAGGACGCAGTTGGCCTAACCCTAGCCAATTCCTTGAGCCCTTCAGTCACCTTTGTTCATTGTGATGTTAGCTTGGAAGAAGACATTGAGAACTTAGTTGAATCAACAATTTCCCGTTACGGGCAGCTCGACATTATGTTCAACAATGCCGGGATCCTCGGAAACCAGTCGAAACACAAGAGCATCATGGATTTTGACACCGACGAATTCGACCAGGTGATGCGGGTGAATGTGAGAGGAGCAGCATTGGGGATGAAGCATGCTGCAAGAGTGATGGTGCCTAGAGGAAATGGAGGGTGCATAATTTCAACATCAAGTGTAGCTGGGGTGGCAGGTGGGCTTGGGCCGCATGCCTACACAGCCTCAAAGCATGCCATTGTTGGGCTCACAAAGAACGCAGCCTGTGAATTGGGCCGGTATGGGATTAGGGTAAATTGCATTTCTCCATTTGGGGTTGCCACGTCAATGCTTGTGAACGCTTGGAGGACGAGCGGTgatgatgaggaagaagaagaatgcatGGATTTGGGGATGCCTTGTGAGCAAGAAGTAGAGAAAATGGAGGACTTTGTGAGGGGGCTTGCCAATTTGAAAGGGCAAACCCTAAGGGCTAAAGACATAGCTGAGGCTGCTCTTTATCTTGCTAGTGATGAATCCAAGTATGTTAGTGGCCATAACCTTGTTGTGGACGGTGGAATTACCACCTCAAGAAATTGTGTTGGCTtgtag